The Candidatus Methylomirabilota bacterium genome includes a region encoding these proteins:
- the soxB gene encoding thiosulfohydrolase SoxB, with the protein MEVTRRDLLKLLAIAGGLGLRPRDLEAGDAPARLLEFAPLGNVTLLHMTDPHAALRPVFYREPDTLLGVGAERGQPPYVTGEAALHAYGLRRGTPEAYAYTHVDFSRLAVRYGRMGGYAHLATLVKRIRLERPGRTLLLDGGDTIQGSATALWTRGADMVGAMNELGVEVFTPHWEFIYGIDRVRELFGDRERGGLFAGDFVAHNIMELGFGDPVFRPYTIRAVGGVRVGVIGQAFPYTPVAHPRRFVPDLTFGIRDDHVQRLVNELRDDRKAEVVVLLSHNGIAVDLKLASRVSGLDVILGGHTHDALVEPIRVGRTLVVNSGSHGKFLSRLDLDVRGGRLADYRYRLIPVLSKALPEDPPMARLIRDIRAHHEARLSERLAVSESLLYRRGNFNGPFDEVILDALLGRADAQVAFSPGFRWGVTILPGQEITLEDVYSHTALTYANTWVREMTGSEIHRIMEDVADNLFHPDPYYRQGGDMVRLGGLTYVIDPQRPMGRRITDIRVGGRPLDPARRYKATGWASLGEADGPPVWDVVADYLRSVKRVRIEPRARVKVVSLARQRGPG; encoded by the coding sequence ATGGAGGTCACCCGCCGCGATCTGCTGAAGCTCCTGGCGATCGCGGGCGGGCTGGGCCTGCGCCCGCGCGATCTGGAAGCCGGCGACGCGCCCGCGCGCCTGCTCGAGTTCGCTCCGCTGGGTAACGTGACGCTGCTGCACATGACCGATCCCCACGCGGCGCTGCGGCCCGTCTTCTACCGCGAACCCGACACGTTGCTGGGCGTGGGCGCCGAACGCGGCCAACCGCCCTACGTCACCGGCGAGGCGGCTCTGCACGCGTACGGGCTCAGGCGGGGCACGCCCGAGGCCTATGCCTACACGCACGTGGATTTCTCCCGGCTGGCCGTCCGCTACGGCCGAATGGGGGGCTACGCCCATCTGGCGACGCTGGTCAAGCGCATCCGCCTGGAGCGCCCGGGCCGGACGCTGCTGCTGGACGGGGGCGACACGATCCAGGGATCCGCGACGGCGTTGTGGACGCGCGGCGCCGACATGGTGGGGGCGATGAACGAGCTCGGCGTGGAGGTCTTCACGCCGCACTGGGAGTTCATCTACGGCATCGACCGCGTCCGGGAGCTCTTCGGCGACCGCGAGCGCGGCGGGCTCTTCGCCGGCGACTTCGTCGCCCACAACATAATGGAGCTGGGCTTCGGCGATCCCGTCTTCCGACCCTACACCATCCGGGCGGTGGGCGGCGTGCGGGTGGGGGTCATCGGCCAGGCGTTCCCCTATACGCCCGTCGCGCACCCGCGGCGCTTCGTGCCCGATCTGACCTTCGGCATCAGGGACGACCACGTGCAGCGGCTCGTCAACGAGCTGCGCGACGACCGGAAGGCAGAGGTGGTAGTGCTGCTCTCCCACAACGGCATCGCCGTCGACCTCAAGCTGGCCTCGCGGGTGAGCGGGCTCGACGTGATCCTGGGCGGCCACACCCACGACGCGCTGGTGGAGCCGATCCGGGTGGGCCGGACGCTCGTCGTCAACTCCGGCTCGCACGGCAAGTTCTTGAGCCGGCTCGACCTCGACGTCCGCGGCGGGCGCCTCGCCGACTACCGCTACCGGCTGATCCCCGTGCTGTCGAAGGCGCTGCCGGAGGATCCCCCGATGGCCCGGCTCATCCGCGACATCCGCGCCCACCACGAAGCCCGGCTGAGCGAGCGCCTGGCCGTCTCCGAATCGCTCCTCTACCGCCGCGGCAACTTCAACGGCCCGTTCGACGAGGTGATCCTCGACGCGCTCCTCGGGCGCGCCGATGCGCAGGTGGCGTTCTCCCCCGGCTTTCGCTGGGGCGTCACGATCCTGCCTGGCCAGGAAATCACGCTGGAGGACGTCTACTCGCACACCGCGCTGACCTACGCCAACACCTGGGTTCGCGAGATGACCGGAAGCGAGATCCACCGCATCATGGAGGACGTCGCCGACAACCTCTTCCATCCCGACCCGTACTACCGCCAGGGCGGAGACATGGTGCGACTGGGAGGCCTCACCTACGTGATCGACCCCCAACGGCCCATGGGCCGGCGCATCACCGACATCCGCGTGGGCGGCCGCCCGCTCGATCCCGCGCGTCGCTACAAGGCCACCGGCTGGGCGAGCCTCGGCGAGGCCGACGGACCGCCCGTGTGGGACGTGGTCGCCGATTACCTGCGCAGCGTCAAGCGCGTCAGGATCGAGCCCCGCGCCCGCGTCAAGGTCGTCTCCCTCGCCCGCCAGCGCGGCCCGGGCTAA
- a CDS encoding FAD-dependent oxidoreductase: MVRSGVVIERLETDILILGAGGAGLCAALHAADASPSLRVTVVVKGLLGRAGCTRMVQGGYNAVFTAPDSLDAHLRDTLQGGGWINDQEMVWTLVNEAPGRVLELESRYGCFFDRTPEGRIHQKPFAGQSHDRTIHKGDLTGIEIMNRLTEQVQARPNVTVLEESRAVEL, from the coding sequence ATGGTAAGGTCCGGGGTGGTGATCGAGCGTCTCGAAACCGACATCCTCATCCTCGGCGCCGGGGGCGCCGGGCTCTGCGCGGCTCTCCACGCCGCCGACGCGTCGCCGTCCTTGCGCGTCACCGTGGTCGTCAAGGGACTGCTCGGCCGCGCCGGCTGCACGCGCATGGTCCAGGGCGGCTACAACGCCGTGTTCACCGCGCCCGATTCGCTCGACGCCCACCTTCGCGACACGCTCCAGGGCGGGGGATGGATCAACGACCAGGAGATGGTGTGGACGCTCGTCAACGAGGCGCCGGGCCGCGTGCTCGAGCTGGAGTCGCGCTACGGCTGCTTCTTCGACCGCACGCCGGAGGGGCGCATCCACCAGAAGCCGTTCGCCGGGCAGAGCCACGACCGCACCATCCACAAGGGCGATCTGACCGGCATCGAGATCATGAACCGGCTCACCGAGCAGGTGCAGGCGCGACCGAACGTGACCGTCCTGGAGGAAAGCCGCGCCGTCGAGCT